ATTGGAATTCGAATGGCCGCGCCTGGGTTGAACGAGGAATCGTCGTCAGCGGTGTCGCACTCTGGATCTTCATGCACGCGACCGATACCTGGATCCCCTACGCGCGTCGCGGGGGCAATCCAATTCATGCCACCCATGGCCAAATCGAGGTCAGCGACCCCAACCAGGCGTCACTCACCAATCTCATCGTGCGAAGGCTGAAGTTGACGCCGCCGAATGCGCGGATCCTGGACCTGTCGGTCTCCCCAATGTATCTCGTTCTTGCAGATCGCCGTGGATACGCGGCGCCTGACATCGTCATGCCCGGCACTTTTTTGACGCCAGAGGAAGAGGCGGATTTTTTCGAGCGCGTGCAACGCAACCCGCCCGCCCTGGTCATCTGGTCGAAGAGGCCCTTCGACCGCGACCCGAGAAAGTCGATCAGGGTCACTTCACCGCGACTCGCCGCCTGGGTGCAAGCCAACTACGAGCTTTGGGGCAGGCACAAGCGACGCCATTACCTGATGGGGCCAAAGGGAGATACGCCACCGGCAGGCTGGTAATCCCTTCGCTGCGCTTTCGGCGCGCTACTAGATCTGACTTCTCTGCACGAGATTGATCAGATCGAGCTTCTGCTGGGCGCGCTCGAGTTCGAGATCCCAGGGGAGGGCGTGCAGCAACTCGGTCTGGGTGATGATGCCAGCAATCTCGCCGTTCGCACCCAATACGGCGATGTGGCGAATCTTGTTGGCTTCGATTGAGCACAGCGTTTCGTGGACTGTTGCGCTGTGTTGTACGGTGATGAGCGGTGCTGTCATTACATCCGAGGCGAGCTTCTTTCCGTCGTGGCGTCCTTCGAGCATTTCGTGCAACACGCGGGTGAGATTCACGTTCCGATACAGGGTTGGAGAGAACCTGGGTTAGCCCTTGAATCGGCAAACGATAAATCGGCTTGATTCAATTGCAAGCCAGTGCGACGGCAAGGGCGTTCCCCTGGCACGTACGGTCGAATCCTCGACGAGACTCGAGGATCTTCTCGTACTGTTCGCTCAGCTTGCTCCCCGACTAGCGTTTGCGCTTATGACAGGCCGTGCACTTTGTGGGTGCCGGTTCTCCAGTGCGCTGGCCAGCGGTGAGCAGGGCATTCTGGCTCTTGTGACAGCCAACGCAGCTGGTCTGCTCCTGGTCACCCGTGCGCGGGAAGCCCTTGTTCTTGGTGTGTACCGCTCGAGTCTTCTGCTTGTCTTCGTCGGCGTCACCGTCGATTTCGTGGCAGGTGCTGCACGCCTCGGGGGCTTCATCGCCTTCCTGAGTGTGGTGACAATCCCTGCAGGCGCCGTTGGGCAGATACTGCTTTGAGGCATGGGCGAGATGAGGGAACTCGACCGGCAGGTACTTCTTGCCCGCGGTGTTGAGGGAAATGACGTCATCCACATCTTCGAGAAAGGAATCTACGCCGGTTGAGTTCTTGGCAGCAGCGCGAGCTTGTTCCTCGAACTTCTTGCGCGCTGCGGCTGCCTTGAGTTCCTGCTCGGCCTGGGCTGCCGCCTCGGCTGCGAGGGCCTCTTCAGCCGCCTTGCGCTCCGCGGCACGGGCCTTGCGGTCTTCGATTTCCAGCTTCCTCTTTGTCTCGGCTTGAACCGCTGCCTTTGCGGCCGCGGCGCGCTTTGCCTCCTGCGCCGCCAGTCTCGCCTCTTTGGCGGCCTGTCTATCAGCGACCGCCTGCTCCTTCTCGAGACGGGCGCGTTCGGCTTCGTCGGCCTCTGCCGCCGCCGCGTCGCGAGCCTTGCGTTCGTCGTCGCGCTTCTTTGCTGCCACTTCGGCTGCAGCCGCATCGCGTTTGGCTTTCTCGGCGTCGGCCGCCGAGGTGTCGGGAATCAGGGCCTGGACACGCTCGGCCTGCTTGACCGCGACTCGGCCCTGGCGGCGCTTCGCTTCGGTGACTGCATCCTGGTAATAGAACCGGTCACCGGGGTCGATCCAATGCGCGATGGAACGGGAGAACTCGCGCAGATTGAATGGCTTGTAGGTCGGGCTGGCCGCGTTGTGGCAACTGGTGCAGACCTCGCGCCGTTCGGTCAGGTTGTTGAGAATACGAAAGCCGAGGTCGGCGCGGTTGGGGTTGTCCGGGCCGTGGTCCGCATCCGCGTAGGAACCGCCCGGGCCGTGGCAAACTTCACAGCTCACGCCGTTCTGGTGAGAGTAGCCCGGGCCGAGTTGACTTGGATCTGCTCCAAATGCGGTGACGTGACATTTCACGCAGCGCCAATCGTTAGCTGGATCGTCGATGTTGCGCTTGCGCCTGGAAATCTCGATCGTGTAGTCCTTGCTGAGGGTCTTGTATGCAGCAGAATGGACGGTGTGGCTCCACACCGTCGACGCCCCGTCGGGGAACTTGCCGGTGGAATCTTCGTGGCACTCAGCACATGCACCGGGTCCGACGTACTTGAATGCGCCGCGCATCAGCGTGGGGGTTTCTTTGGCTCCGTAGTCGAGGATTTCTTCCTCGATGGCTCCTTCGGGGGTGGGTCCAAATTGGATGTAGCGCGCCGAGACATAGCCGTTGGTGTAACCGCCGGAGGCTTCAATTTCGTACCAGGTCGACCGGCCAATTTGTTTTTTGCCGAGTACGGTGACGGCGTCGTATTTGAGCAGGATGCCGACGATTGCGGACTTGGTCCCCGCATCGACGCGAAGATTGAGTGCGGTGGTATCGACATAGCCGGGCTGCCCCTCTTGGGCCTGGATCGGAGAGACGATGGCGATGCTTGCCAGTGCCGTGGCGGCCGTGCATGCAAGCGCGCGAAGGATCGGGCGACGGCGCCTCGGCATCGCGGCTGTAAAAGTCATCTGCGAGTGCGCTGCCAATTGATGTGCACGGATGGCCGACCGAGTCATGAGCGCTTCCCCTAAGTCGTACGTCTAAGTCACATGTCGACATCGTCAACTGCGTATGTCAACGATGCATGCTAACGATGCATGCCACGCGGTATCTAGTCTACGCAGTCGTCTGCGTAGCCGCACACAGTAGTCCTGTCGCGAGCGGGCCAATACTAACGGAAATTGTCGCTGCCGGAGCCGTTGAAAACTTCACGAATCCCGCGTTGGTGCTGCGACCCATCGAACCGTGATCGTGATTCCATCCGACGGGCCCGTAGCCCCCCAATTGGATCAGTGGAGCGGCTGAGTGCTTGGCGCCACAGTCGATTTTTTGTGTGCGTCGCAGTGGATCAGCACGTTGATGTGTTGATTTTAGAGGGCGAGGAGATTTATAACAGCATTTTGGTTTCGCACATTTGTTTCAAGTCTCGACCCTTCGGCGCACGTGTTTGGGTATGGCCGGCAACAGGTTTCGTTGTAGAGTTTCTGATCGAAATAGATCGCATGGGACCGCAGTAGTTTAGCGTGATCGGTCGACGGTAAGGGCCGATCAGATTTTGCTGAGTTTGCTGGGTCGACCGCAGCTGGAGGGTTCGAACATGCGCGAGATGTTTGGCGGCGTTTGGGTGGCGGTATTTCTCGCGACGGCATTCGTAACCGGCTGCGGGCCCAGCGATGATTCCGGATCCGAGTTGAGCCCCGTGAGCGCCCCCGGTTCGGAAGTAGCCGACATCGCGGGCGTACCCGGATCCGACGGCGTTGAATCGATCTCGTCTTCGGAGGGCGACGGTAGTTTCGCCGATCTCAGCACAACGGCGCCGTCGGCTACAACCGCGCCGCTACAGGCCACGCCATACGTAGCCGAGCGCCCCTTCAGTTCTTCGACGGAATGCAAAACGTGTCATCCGCGGCAGTACCAGGAATGGCGCACCAGTCCGCATTCGTACAGTGGCATCAGCCCGACTTTTTATTCACTCGTCGCTGCGGGGCAGAACAGTTTTGGCGCGGGGGCGCTGATCGACGCGAACAATGGGGTATCCCAGGGCGGTGGAGTCGGAAACTTTTGCCTGCCTTGTCACTCGCCGATGGCCTTCATCGGACTCGAAGGACGATTCTCGGGCAACAACTACGGCTTTGACGAGGTCCAACCTCAGATCCCCTACGTGTGCAATACGGCATCGACGACTCCATTCATTGAATGCACCTTCGAAACCTCCGAGGACGTCTGCGGTGCACCGGGACGTTGCATTCAGTTCCAGGCAAGGACTTGCATCAACATGCCTTCCGTCACGGAGGGCGTCCATTTTCCGCGTGTGTTGAGGCAATGCACCAGCGATGCGATGTGCAGTGGTGCGGGCACGGGTTGTCCAGCGGGAGAGGATTGCGGCCCCTGCATCATCGCGCCGGCCACCATTTACTACAGCGTGGAAGCCCAGGAAGGAATCAACTGCGAAACCTGTCACAACATTTTGCCCAATCATCGGCGTGCGTGTCAGCAGTTCCGCAACTCCGATTCGTCGGGGGTGAATTCGTTCGATCTGCAAGAACGTTCTCTCGACGGCAGGCGACTGCGCCTCGGTCCCTATCCGGTTGATCAGATAACCGACGGTCAGGGCATTGCGGCCGACCAGCTTTCTCTCGCGGCGAATGCGTTCCACGAATCGGCTCGCGTCGACAGTCCGCTGGTGATCCCGTACTTCCAGACCGATCGGCCGTTGGCGGTCAGCGGGGTACTGCTACCCGACAATACGCCCGAGATCATGCGTCCGACTGCGGTGACCTGCGAAGAACTCCCGTACTGTCGCACGGGGACCTGTGAGGGTGGCTCGAACATCGGAGGTTCGTGTGCGGGGGACGTCGACTGCGGTGGATGTGATACGGCCCCGGGTCCGAACCAGGGTTTCTGCGGGCCGGGCGGGCCACGCCAATTCGAGGCTTGTCAGAATTCCGTTGATTGCGCCTTTGATCCAGCATCGGTTACGACGGCCGACTATACGATGAACGTGATGGACCGCGGAGTCGCCGACGGCACCCTGGGTCCGCTCTTTGCCCACATGGATGGTGGCTCTCGCCAACTCGACCGACCGGACGGCAACTACTATCGAAGCTCGATGTTCTGCGCGACCTGCCACGACGTGCGCCCGGTATTTGGCAATCCGGTTCTCCGATCCTGCCAGTTGCAGGACACCCACGTGTGTTCGACGGACTTTGACTGCGTGGGACTGAACATCGGCTGCCCCGGCAATGACTGCGGGCCCTGCGTGATGGAAAGCGGGAGCTCTCCGGCGATTGCAGAATCCCCAAGTGGTTCCTCGCCAACCGTGGGTAATGTCGTCAATGGTCGGGCCCGCAACACCGGCGTTCGCCGGGTCGAGAACCTGTTCAGCGAGTGGCAGATCAGCGTCTACAACCATCCCGAATTGACGTTCTGCGAGAACAATGCGTTCCAGGCCTGCACCCCTGGAACCTCCGCCACGGACTGCGGCAGCGCGGGTCTCTGCACCATCGTGAGTCCGGTCAACGATCCTTCGACCCTGGGCGGAGGCGAGGCGGAAGTCGTGGTGACTTGCCAGGATTGCCACATGTCGCTGTTTCCCCGGGTGCCGCTGGTCCAGAACGTGGACCCAATGACGGGCATGGGCACGCGAACCCCGAAGAACGACCTCTACGCCAAGAATTTGGCTGCCATAGAGGGCTCGCAATCTGATGTCACGTCAACGCTCCCGACCCGGCGGGTGTCGAGCCACTACATGCCGGGCGTAGATCTACCGCTGATCAAGTTCAGCGGACAGAACACTCAGCGTGCCCTGCGTCAGGAGTTGTTGGATTCAGCGTATAAACTCGAATTCGAAGCTGCGCTGAACGATGACGCGTTCGTGCTGAACGGTACCTACGAAGTCGAGCTTACGATCACCAATGTCGGCGTCGGACATCGACTCCCGGCGGGCTTTTCTCACGAGCGCCAGAACTGGGTGCAACTGTTTGTGCAGACGGCGAGTTCTCTGGCGGCGCTCAACCTCAGCGCGGATCCCTTCAACGAGAACGCGCCCTGCAATATGCAGAACACGATTGCCACGGGCGCGGATCAAGCAGATCCAAGTTTCTTCCCGAACTACCCGGATCTCGCTGGCGCGGTCGCGTTGGGCAACGCCGGTTGCGTGTATCGCTCGGGATTCATCCTGGACAAGGGACATTCTGAGACCGGTGAAATCACCGCCGACGGAAGCATGGACGACGAAGATCCAGAGGATTTCTTTGTCGTGGTCGGGACCCGTGTGCGCGACCAAGTGGGGGACCCGCGTATCGAGGTCACACCGGGCCCCGAAGGTCGCGCGTTGGGGGTCCAGTACATCTGCGAAGAAGAGGCCGCGGAAGCGTATTTGAGTGGCATCATCGACGGAAGCGGCATCGGGATGGGCGTCCCGGGCTTCACGGCTGCACATGAGGTGCTCTTCTGCGATCCAAACGACAGTCCGCCCCT
This genomic interval from Myxococcales bacterium contains the following:
- a CDS encoding CBS domain-containing protein — protein: MNLTRVLHEMLEGRHDGKKLASDVMTAPLITVQHSATVHETLCSIEANKIRHIAVLGANGEIAGIITQTELLHALPWDLELERAQQKLDLINLVQRSQI
- a CDS encoding SH3 domain-containing protein, giving the protein MTRSAIRAHQLAAHSQMTFTAAMPRRRRPILRALACTAATALASIAIVSPIQAQEGQPGYVDTTALNLRVDAGTKSAIVGILLKYDAVTVLGKKQIGRSTWYEIEASGGYTNGYVSARYIQFGPTPEGAIEEEILDYGAKETPTLMRGAFKYVGPGACAECHEDSTGKFPDGASTVWSHTVHSAAYKTLSKDYTIEISRRKRNIDDPANDWRCVKCHVTAFGADPSQLGPGYSHQNGVSCEVCHGPGGSYADADHGPDNPNRADLGFRILNNLTERREVCTSCHNAASPTYKPFNLREFSRSIAHWIDPGDRFYYQDAVTEAKRRQGRVAVKQAERVQALIPDTSAADAEKAKRDAAAAEVAAKKRDDERKARDAAAAEADEAERARLEKEQAVADRQAAKEARLAAQEAKRAAAAKAAVQAETKRKLEIEDRKARAAERKAAEEALAAEAAAQAEQELKAAAARKKFEEQARAAAKNSTGVDSFLEDVDDVISLNTAGKKYLPVEFPHLAHASKQYLPNGACRDCHHTQEGDEAPEACSTCHEIDGDADEDKQKTRAVHTKNKGFPRTGDQEQTSCVGCHKSQNALLTAGQRTGEPAPTKCTACHKRKR